From Xylocopilactobacillus apis, a single genomic window includes:
- a CDS encoding 2-dehydropantoate 2-reductase, which produces MKITVLGAGGMGSRFAIMLHNAGNEVNLVDGWQENIDAIRNNGISANMNNQDINVRLPISTPQEIDKTGNNADLIIVFTKSNQLQETFEAVKPIIGRTTYVLCLLNGIGHEEILKEFVPTKNILQGITMWTAIMDGPGKVRLSGDGNVELQNFEPEGKVFAEKVVDVFNKAGLNAKYSNNVKYSIWRKACVNGTLNSLCTILECNIGQLGKTKEADTLLKKIIAEFAAVSEKEGIRLDQNEVFNHVSETFSGVGEHYPSMYQDLIKNHRLTEINFINGAVTNKGEKYGISTPYCDILTQLIHAKEEILNVS; this is translated from the coding sequence ATGAAAATTACTGTTCTTGGAGCAGGTGGAATGGGCAGCCGTTTTGCAATCATGTTACACAATGCTGGCAATGAAGTGAATCTTGTTGATGGTTGGCAGGAAAATATTGATGCAATTCGAAATAATGGAATTTCGGCTAATATGAATAATCAAGATATTAACGTAAGGCTTCCAATTTCAACGCCTCAAGAAATTGATAAAACTGGTAACAATGCGGATTTAATCATCGTATTCACCAAATCTAATCAATTACAGGAAACGTTTGAAGCTGTCAAACCAATTATCGGAAGAACAACATATGTCTTATGTTTATTGAACGGAATCGGTCACGAGGAAATTTTAAAAGAATTCGTTCCAACTAAAAATATTTTGCAGGGAATCACCATGTGGACAGCAATCATGGATGGTCCTGGCAAAGTAAGATTATCCGGTGACGGGAATGTCGAGTTACAAAATTTTGAACCTGAGGGAAAAGTTTTTGCTGAAAAAGTAGTTGATGTTTTTAATAAAGCTGGTTTAAATGCAAAATATAGCAACAATGTTAAATATTCTATTTGGCGAAAAGCTTGTGTTAATGGTACTTTAAACAGTCTTTGTACGATTCTTGAATGTAATATTGGACAACTTGGTAAAACTAAAGAGGCTGATACTTTGTTAAAAAAAATTATCGCTGAATTTGCAGCAGTTTCCGAAAAAGAAGGAATTAGATTAGACCAAAACGAAGTTTTTAATCATGTCAGTGAAACTTTTTCTGGAGTTGGTGAACATTATCCTTCAATGTACCAAGATTTAATCAAAAACCATCGATTAACGGAGATTAATTTTATAAATGGTGCTGTCACAAATAAAGGGGAGAAATATGGAATTTCAACGCCATATTGTGACATATTAACACAACTGATTCATGCAAAAGAGGAAATACTAAATGTAAGTTAG
- a CDS encoding putative polysaccharide biosynthesis protein, whose protein sequence is METEKTSNSKFISGSAWMTFGNVTSNLLGALYVIPWLNWLHPHDAVANSLFSKGYQWYALFLVISQAGIPGAISKQVAKYNALNEYSTSKKIFQHGALFMIGLGAFFSFIMFIMSPVLSAGDNRLIPIFRSLSVAVLIIPVMSLLRGFTQGFNDMRPSAVSLLIEQIFRIIFILGSTYLIIKVFNGSYVTAVVFSTFAAFIGAIFSLLYLLANIFSHKRKYHLNVNVNKSKLATTDLFIEIIKQSIPYIFTDSSITLFFLIDQYTFNKAMSLVGKYSKSKLDFFYALFAANANKLTTIVLSLAVAMAVSLTPLLSSMITKKEGKRIRIQIKKILEIFNFIIFPASLGVLAVATPLYTIFYRYDKLGILILQISAVACIVEAMFMVLCAIFQALYFNLKAIKYLFVGIILKMIFQFPFIYFFHEKGAIIATGIAIFITCILMYRELVHTFSLKTKYFTRRSIGLLISAIIMCIITGLTVNLIYLFINPQDRFLAVLILLVGIIIGICVYGFLVLKTNLARYVLGKKLYSQMKNYIPFL, encoded by the coding sequence TTGGAGACTGAAAAAACTTCAAATTCAAAATTTATTAGTGGCTCAGCCTGGATGACATTTGGCAATGTAACCTCAAATTTGTTAGGGGCTCTTTATGTTATTCCTTGGTTAAATTGGTTACATCCTCATGATGCAGTTGCAAATTCACTTTTCTCAAAAGGGTATCAATGGTACGCTCTTTTCTTGGTAATTTCTCAAGCCGGGATTCCTGGTGCAATTTCTAAACAAGTTGCAAAATACAATGCTTTAAACGAATATTCCACCAGTAAAAAGATCTTTCAGCACGGGGCCCTTTTTATGATTGGTCTGGGCGCATTTTTTAGCTTTATTATGTTTATAATGTCACCCGTGCTTTCAGCTGGAGACAATCGGTTAATTCCGATTTTTAGATCTTTGTCAGTAGCCGTTTTAATTATTCCGGTTATGAGCCTTTTAAGAGGATTTACTCAAGGTTTCAACGATATGAGGCCTTCAGCGGTTTCTTTGTTAATTGAACAAATTTTCAGGATTATTTTTATTCTTGGTTCAACGTATCTAATTATTAAAGTTTTTAATGGATCCTATGTTACAGCTGTTGTTTTTTCAACATTTGCTGCTTTTATTGGAGCAATTTTTTCGCTTTTATATCTTCTTGCTAATATTTTTTCTCATAAAAGAAAGTACCATCTTAATGTAAATGTTAACAAATCAAAACTAGCTACAACAGATCTCTTTATCGAAATTATTAAACAATCGATCCCTTATATTTTTACCGATTCTTCGATTACGCTATTTTTTTTAATTGATCAATACACCTTCAACAAAGCAATGTCATTAGTCGGTAAATATTCTAAGAGCAAACTGGACTTCTTTTATGCCTTATTTGCAGCTAACGCAAATAAATTAACAACAATTGTTTTATCACTAGCGGTTGCTATGGCAGTGAGTCTAACGCCACTTTTATCATCAATGATTACAAAAAAAGAGGGTAAAAGGATTAGAATTCAAATTAAAAAAATACTAGAAATTTTTAATTTTATTATTTTTCCGGCTTCTTTAGGCGTACTTGCAGTTGCAACGCCTCTTTATACGATTTTTTATCGTTATGATAAATTAGGCATCTTAATTCTACAAATTTCAGCTGTTGCATGTATAGTTGAAGCAATGTTTATGGTTCTTTGTGCTATATTTCAAGCGCTGTATTTTAATCTAAAGGCAATTAAGTATTTATTTGTTGGAATTATTTTAAAAATGATTTTTCAGTTTCCATTTATTTATTTTTTCCACGAAAAGGGTGCTATTATAGCAACAGGAATTGCAATCTTTATTACGTGTATTCTAATGTACCGAGAATTAGTCCATACTTTTTCTCTAAAAACCAAATATTTTACAAGAAGATCAATCGGACTATTAATTAGTGCAATTATAATGTGCATTATAACTGGTCTTACAGTTAATTTAATTTATTTATTTATCAATCCGCAAGATAGATTTCTAGCTGTTTTAATCCTTTTGGTAGGAATAATAATCGGTATTTGTGTTTACGGTTTTTTGGTTCTAAAAACCAATTTAGCCAGATATGTTCTTGGAAAAAAATTATACAGTCAAATGAAAAATTATATTCCTTTTTTATAA
- the leuS gene encoding leucine--tRNA ligase has product MYNHTAIEKKWQKYWDEHKTFKTEDFSKNPKYYVLDMFPYPSGQGLHVGHPEGYTATDIMSRFKRMQGNNVLHPMGWDAFGLPAEQYALKTGNNPADFTNTNIETFKKQIKSLGLSYDWDREVSTIDPGYYKWTQWIFEKLYEKGLAYEDEIMVNWAPDFPGGGIVVANEEVIDGKTERGGYPVYRVPMKQWVLRITAYADRLLNDLDDLDWPEAIKEQQRNWIGRSEGAAVNFVTDKTNDEIQVFTTRPDTLFGATYMVLSPEHPLVDKITTSDQKSDVESYKEKIASKSDLERTDLNKEKTGVFTGAYAINPVNQEKLPIWIADYVLSSYGTGAIMAVPAHDDRDFEFAEKFNLPIKYVIQNKVGEIDDSKPYTEDGIHINSEFLDGLDKPTAIKKMIDWLKENKVGDSKVNYRLRDWIFSRQRYWGEPIPVIHWEDGTTTLVPEDELPLQLPHLDDLKPSGTGESPLANATDWINVTRDDGVKGRRETNTMPQWAGSSWYYLRYMDPNDQKYLVSPEKVNYWRNVDLYVGGAEHAVLHLLYARFWHKFLYDLGVVPTKEPFQKLVNQGMILGTNHEKMSKSKGNVVNPDDIVNEYGADSLRVYEMFMGPLEQSISWSDEGLVGSRKWLDRIWRIYIDEDSGELSSKISDQPSPDLEFIYNKTVKAVTEDYEKMRFNIAISSLMVFINEVQKSDHLNREMAVNFLKLLNPIAPHITEELNEKLGNHHSLTYTTWPTYDKDKIIEKKITVAIQVNGKLRGTIESDLDEDKEVLQNKALEIENVKKFIDGHQIIKIIVIPNKIVNIVIK; this is encoded by the coding sequence ATGTATAATCACACAGCAATTGAGAAAAAATGGCAAAAATATTGGGATGAACATAAAACATTTAAAACTGAGGATTTCTCTAAAAATCCAAAGTACTACGTATTAGATATGTTCCCTTATCCATCCGGTCAAGGACTGCACGTTGGTCATCCAGAAGGATATACTGCAACCGATATTATGAGTAGGTTTAAAAGAATGCAGGGAAACAATGTTCTTCATCCAATGGGATGGGATGCATTTGGGTTACCGGCCGAACAATATGCCCTTAAAACAGGTAATAATCCTGCTGATTTTACAAATACAAATATTGAAACTTTTAAAAAGCAAATAAAATCTTTAGGCCTTTCCTATGATTGGGATCGTGAAGTAAGTACAATCGATCCTGGTTATTATAAATGGACGCAATGGATCTTTGAAAAGCTTTATGAAAAAGGGCTCGCTTACGAAGATGAAATTATGGTCAATTGGGCGCCTGATTTTCCTGGAGGCGGGATTGTTGTTGCCAATGAAGAAGTTATTGACGGCAAAACTGAGCGGGGAGGATACCCTGTATACCGTGTTCCCATGAAGCAATGGGTATTGAGAATAACTGCTTATGCTGATCGTTTGCTAAATGACCTTGATGATTTAGATTGGCCTGAAGCTATTAAGGAACAACAAAGAAACTGGATTGGCCGTTCAGAAGGTGCGGCTGTAAATTTTGTAACTGATAAAACTAATGACGAAATTCAAGTCTTTACAACTCGTCCAGATACTCTTTTTGGAGCAACATATATGGTGCTCTCACCAGAACATCCTCTAGTTGATAAAATTACTACTTCTGATCAAAAATCAGACGTGGAATCTTATAAAGAAAAAATTGCTTCTAAATCTGATCTTGAAAGAACTGACTTAAATAAAGAAAAGACCGGTGTCTTTACAGGGGCTTATGCGATAAATCCTGTCAATCAAGAAAAACTGCCGATCTGGATTGCTGATTATGTACTTTCAAGTTATGGAACTGGAGCCATTATGGCCGTACCAGCTCATGACGATCGTGATTTTGAATTTGCTGAAAAATTTAATTTGCCGATTAAATATGTAATTCAAAATAAAGTAGGAGAAATTGATGATTCCAAACCTTATACAGAGGATGGAATTCATATTAATTCTGAATTTTTAGATGGATTAGATAAACCGACTGCCATAAAAAAAATGATTGACTGGCTCAAAGAAAATAAAGTAGGAGATTCAAAGGTAAATTATCGTTTACGTGATTGGATTTTCTCACGTCAAAGATATTGGGGCGAGCCAATCCCAGTTATTCATTGGGAAGATGGAACTACCACTTTAGTTCCTGAAGATGAACTTCCTTTACAATTACCCCATCTTGATGATTTAAAACCTTCTGGTACGGGGGAATCTCCGCTTGCCAACGCAACAGATTGGATTAATGTAACGAGAGATGATGGTGTTAAGGGACGGCGGGAAACTAACACGATGCCTCAATGGGCAGGATCATCCTGGTATTATTTACGTTATATGGATCCAAATGATCAAAAATATTTAGTTTCCCCAGAAAAAGTAAACTACTGGAGAAATGTCGATCTTTATGTTGGAGGAGCAGAACATGCAGTACTTCATCTTTTATATGCTCGTTTCTGGCATAAATTCTTATATGACTTAGGCGTTGTACCAACTAAAGAACCGTTCCAAAAGTTGGTTAATCAGGGCATGATTTTAGGTACCAATCATGAAAAAATGAGTAAATCTAAAGGGAATGTGGTTAATCCTGACGATATAGTCAATGAGTATGGTGCGGATTCACTTCGAGTTTATGAAATGTTTATGGGCCCATTAGAACAATCAATCAGTTGGTCTGATGAGGGGTTGGTTGGTTCTAGAAAATGGCTTGATCGTATTTGGCGAATTTATATTGATGAAGATAGTGGTGAATTAAGTTCTAAAATAAGTGATCAACCAAGTCCTGATTTGGAATTTATTTATAACAAAACTGTTAAAGCGGTTACTGAAGATTATGAGAAGATGCGCTTTAATATTGCTATTTCTTCTTTGATGGTTTTTATTAATGAGGTTCAAAAATCAGATCATCTAAATCGAGAAATGGCAGTTAATTTTTTGAAGCTGCTTAACCCAATTGCACCACATATTACCGAAGAATTAAACGAAAAATTAGGGAATCATCACTCACTAACTTATACAACTTGGCCAACATACGATAAAGATAAAATTATCGAGAAAAAAATAACTGTTGCTATTCAAGTTAATGGTAAGCTACGAGGTACGATTGAATCTGATTTAGATGAAGATAAAGAAGTTCTGCAAAATAAAGCCTTAGAAATTGAAAATGTTAAAAAATTTATTGATGGGCATCAAATTATAAAAATCATCGTTATCCCAAATAAAATTGTCAATATTGTTATTAAGTAG
- a CDS encoding LysM peptidoglycan-binding domain-containing protein — METRKERINAQIERNKRYQRKCKARKFGKISLFTGTSLGLAGIFANSVTTKAVSSKVQIQQNNNGTVSNPAPNSNYNFSQGLNQVTYLSQSQYDFLSKIAPSAQKIASENNLYASIMIAQAIIESGWGQSGLASAPNYNLFGVKGSYMGDSVSMPTYEQTPDGASYSIVAGFAKYPSYEDSMKGYVQTMLNPLYVGAWRSTTNNYQEAARYLTGRYATAINYGDTLISMIQKYNLSVFDSKEFSVDPALKGMKVSTQKQTYKIQKGDSLWGISRKFNVKLDSLLKLNNLKLDSKIFPNQVITIKEVDKVNIPNVQIVSSPVSDSTNKPSLPLSTNSSTNSNLSKNSDYVVQKGDSLYRIALKNGISLEQLLKINNLKADSPIKPGQLLKITANIITPNKPVASNSSANHDVKGNTYTVQKGDNLYQIARKVGISLDELLKLNNLKANSVIMVGQKLNIQKGINKAPSVSKSSTFYTVQKGDTLYSIANKTKTNLNELLSLNNLKLNSVITPGQKIIIKQNAPAPVTPNKNQGNHENTSVYVVKQGDNLYKIAKSNGISLDELLKLNNLKENSVIVAGQKLIIKGNVENIKNNKEEKTDISKDTAYTVQKGDSLYGIAQKSGVTVEVLLNLNNLKENSVIVPGQKLIIKGSSENRNSDKQPQSSETKSDVQNKDSVNPDPINKSNNDEKTVAPAGQKTYTVKQGDSLYKIATANKTTVNILEKLNNLPGGVILPGQIIKIP, encoded by the coding sequence TTGGAAACTAGAAAAGAGCGTATCAACGCACAAATTGAAAGAAACAAAAGATATCAACGGAAGTGTAAAGCTAGAAAATTTGGAAAAATTTCTTTATTTACGGGAACTAGCTTAGGCTTAGCCGGTATTTTTGCTAACTCAGTTACTACAAAAGCCGTATCTTCCAAAGTTCAAATACAACAAAATAATAATGGAACAGTAAGCAACCCTGCACCAAATTCTAACTATAATTTTTCACAAGGCTTAAACCAAGTTACTTACTTAAGTCAGAGTCAGTATGATTTTTTAAGTAAAATTGCTCCTAGTGCTCAAAAGATAGCATCGGAGAATAATTTGTATGCTTCAATTATGATTGCTCAAGCTATTATTGAATCTGGTTGGGGCCAAAGTGGTCTTGCAAGTGCTCCAAATTATAATTTATTTGGTGTCAAAGGAAGTTACATGGGAGATTCTGTTTCAATGCCAACATATGAGCAGACTCCTGATGGGGCTTCTTATTCAATTGTTGCTGGTTTTGCAAAATATCCTAGTTACGAGGATTCAATGAAGGGTTACGTTCAGACCATGTTAAATCCTTTATACGTAGGTGCTTGGAGATCTACCACAAATAATTATCAAGAAGCTGCACGTTACTTAACTGGTCGTTACGCGACAGCTATAAATTACGGTGACACCTTAATTTCGATGATTCAAAAATACAATCTTTCTGTTTTTGACAGCAAAGAGTTTTCTGTTGATCCTGCTTTGAAAGGAATGAAAGTTTCAACTCAAAAGCAAACGTACAAAATTCAAAAAGGTGATTCCTTATGGGGAATTTCAAGGAAATTTAATGTTAAATTGGATAGCCTTTTAAAACTTAATAACTTAAAATTAGACAGTAAAATTTTCCCTAATCAAGTTATAACAATTAAAGAAGTCGATAAAGTTAACATTCCTAATGTGCAAATTGTTTCTAGTCCAGTTAGTGACAGTACTAACAAGCCAAGCCTTCCTCTTTCAACAAACTCATCAACTAATTCTAATTTAAGCAAAAATAGTGATTATGTTGTTCAAAAGGGCGATAGTTTATATCGAATTGCTTTAAAAAATGGTATTAGTCTAGAACAGCTTTTAAAAATAAATAATTTAAAAGCAGATTCTCCAATTAAACCAGGTCAGCTTTTAAAAATAACTGCTAATATTATAACTCCTAATAAACCTGTCGCTTCAAATTCTAGTGCAAATCATGATGTTAAAGGAAATACCTACACAGTTCAAAAGGGTGATAATCTTTATCAGATTGCCAGAAAAGTTGGAATCAGTTTAGATGAGTTACTCAAACTTAACAATTTAAAAGCTAATTCTGTAATTATGGTTGGGCAAAAGCTTAATATCCAAAAAGGAATAAATAAAGCACCATCTGTTTCTAAAAGCTCTACATTCTATACAGTTCAAAAGGGTGATACGTTATACAGTATTGCTAATAAAACTAAAACTAATTTAAATGAATTGCTAAGTTTAAACAATTTAAAATTAAATTCAGTAATTACACCGGGCCAAAAAATTATTATTAAGCAGAATGCCCCAGCACCAGTAACTCCTAATAAAAATCAAGGTAATCATGAAAACACGTCAGTTTATGTAGTTAAACAAGGTGACAATCTTTATAAAATTGCTAAAAGTAATGGAATCAGTTTAGATGAATTACTTAAGCTTAATAATTTAAAGGAAAATTCAGTTATCGTTGCCGGTCAAAAATTAATCATTAAAGGCAACGTAGAAAATATTAAAAATAACAAAGAAGAAAAAACTGATATAAGTAAAGATACAGCTTATACTGTTCAAAAAGGTGATTCATTATATGGAATTGCCCAGAAATCAGGAGTTACTGTTGAAGTCCTTTTAAATCTTAACAATTTAAAAGAAAATTCAGTTATTGTTCCTGGTCAAAAATTAATTATTAAAGGTTCATCAGAAAATAGAAATTCTGACAAACAACCTCAAAGTTCTGAAACTAAATCGGATGTACAAAATAAAGATTCTGTAAATCCAGATCCTATTAATAAATCAAATAATGATGAGAAGACGGTTGCTCCTGCGGGACAAAAAACATATACTGTTAAACAAGGTGATTCCTTGTATAAAATTGCAACTGCAAACAAAACTACGGTTAACATTTTGGAAAAATTAAATAATTTACCAGGCGGAGTAATTCTTCCAGGTCAAATTATTAAAATTCCATAG
- the metK gene encoding methionine adenosyltransferase, translating to MSNNYLFSSESVSVGHPDKIADQIADSILDAILSQDPDARVACEVTVSTGLVLVVGEISTTGFVDIQSIVRSKIKEIGYKDKKFGFDGDTCAILTAIDEQSDDIAQGVDDPFDSSNQDDVLKIGAGDQGVMFGYANNETENYMPMGVVLAHNLMKRAKKVREEGIIPYLGPDAKSQVTVEYNEDDIPQRIDAVVLSTQHLADVELEQLRSDVLEQIIKPVIPANLMDENTKFYINPTGRFVLGGPQADTGQTGRKIVVDSYGAYAISGGGAFSGKDPTKVDRSAAYMARYAAKNLVAAGVSPEIQIQVSYAIGVEKPVSLNVNTFGKSKYSNSQIIDIINELFDFRPGAIIQKLNLRRPIYAKLAAFGHFGRDDLDLSWEKLDQVDEIKKLLSKDQQNQ from the coding sequence ATGTCTAATAATTATTTATTTTCTTCGGAGTCTGTTTCTGTTGGTCATCCAGACAAAATAGCAGATCAAATTGCCGACTCGATTCTTGATGCAATTCTTTCACAGGATCCTGATGCAAGAGTAGCTTGCGAGGTGACTGTTTCTACTGGATTAGTCCTTGTTGTTGGCGAAATTAGCACAACTGGTTTTGTCGATATTCAGTCGATTGTTCGTTCAAAAATTAAAGAGATCGGTTACAAAGATAAAAAGTTCGGATTTGATGGTGATACGTGCGCCATCTTAACAGCTATCGATGAGCAGTCTGATGACATTGCACAAGGTGTTGATGATCCTTTTGATTCCAGCAATCAAGACGATGTCTTAAAAATTGGAGCTGGTGACCAAGGTGTAATGTTTGGATACGCAAATAACGAAACTGAAAACTATATGCCAATGGGTGTAGTTCTAGCTCATAATTTAATGAAAAGAGCTAAAAAAGTTCGTGAAGAAGGAATCATCCCTTATTTAGGACCTGATGCTAAATCTCAAGTTACTGTTGAATACAATGAAGACGACATACCTCAAAGAATAGATGCGGTTGTCCTAAGCACTCAGCATTTAGCTGACGTTGAATTGGAACAACTAAGAAGTGACGTTTTAGAACAAATCATCAAACCAGTCATTCCAGCAAACTTAATGGATGAAAATACTAAATTTTATATTAATCCAACTGGAAGGTTTGTACTTGGAGGGCCACAGGCAGATACTGGTCAAACTGGTCGAAAAATTGTTGTCGATAGTTACGGTGCATACGCAATAAGCGGAGGAGGAGCTTTTTCAGGTAAAGATCCTACAAAAGTTGATCGCAGTGCCGCGTACATGGCAAGATACGCAGCTAAAAACCTTGTTGCAGCTGGCGTTTCTCCTGAAATTCAGATTCAAGTTTCTTACGCAATCGGAGTTGAAAAACCCGTATCTTTAAATGTTAATACTTTTGGAAAAAGTAAATACTCTAATAGTCAAATAATTGATATTATTAATGAATTATTTGATTTTAGACCTGGTGCTATCATTCAAAAGCTTAATCTTAGACGACCTATTTACGCTAAATTAGCGGCATTTGGTCATTTTGGAAGAGATGACCTTGATCTTAGCTGGGAAAAATTAGATCAAGTTGATGAAATTAAAAAATTACTTTCAAAAGACCAACAAAACCAATAA
- a CDS encoding YebC/PmpR family DNA-binding transcriptional regulator, translating to MSGHSKWHNIQGRKNAQDAKRGKIFQKISKELYVAAKSGGPDPSSNANLRLVMEKAKQANMPKDNIKRAIDKASGVGGANYEEVVYEGYGPGGIAVLVYTLTDNKNRTATQVRMAFSRNGGTMGEAGSVSYMFERKGEIIIPKEDQDIDEDQLTLDALDAGADDIINEDDFYTIYTSPKSLNDVKEGLEKSGYVISNAEVSMIPNVTTKVPEDKEEKFEHMLDALDDSDDVSSVYTAAE from the coding sequence ATGTCAGGACATTCAAAATGGCACAATATCCAGGGACGTAAAAACGCTCAAGATGCAAAAAGGGGCAAAATTTTTCAAAAAATATCTAAAGAGCTTTATGTTGCAGCTAAATCAGGGGGCCCCGATCCTTCTTCAAACGCTAATCTTCGATTAGTTATGGAAAAAGCAAAACAAGCAAATATGCCAAAAGATAATATCAAAAGAGCAATCGATAAAGCTTCAGGTGTTGGTGGCGCTAACTATGAAGAAGTTGTTTATGAAGGTTATGGACCGGGCGGAATTGCCGTATTGGTTTACACTTTGACTGATAACAAAAATCGAACTGCTACTCAGGTTAGAATGGCCTTTAGTCGCAACGGTGGAACTATGGGTGAAGCAGGATCTGTTTCTTATATGTTTGAACGCAAGGGAGAAATCATCATTCCAAAAGAAGATCAGGATATTGATGAAGATCAATTAACTCTTGATGCACTGGACGCGGGAGCTGATGATATCATCAATGAAGATGACTTTTATACAATTTATACTTCTCCAAAATCTTTAAATGATGTTAAAGAGGGACTTGAGAAATCTGGTTATGTAATTTCAAACGCAGAAGTGAGCATGATCCCAAATGTAACAACTAAAGTTCCAGAGGACAAAGAAGAAAAGTTTGAACATATGTTAGATGCATTAGATGATAGTGATGATGTATCTAGTGTTTACACAGCTGCTGAATAA